The window CGCCGTCGCGCAGGATGCGGGCCTCGGCGCGCAGGCGCAGGTCGTGTCCGGCGACCGGCAGGGTGCCGCGGGCCCGGACCCGGTCACGGCCCTCTCCGGTGAACGTGACCTGGGAGGCGCCGAGTTCGCGGTTCAGGTCCGCGAAGGAGAGGAGGACGTCGCCCTCCAGCCTCGGGACCTCGGCGCCGCGCACCGCCGTCGGGCCGTCGGTGTCCAGCCGTACGTCCCGTGCCGTCGCCGTCACCTGCGCGAGCGAGATCCGGTCGGCGGCCACGTCGGGGACCGTCACCTTCACCGAGTCCAGCCGCTCGTCGGCGAGTTGGGTGAGGAAGGGGAAGCCGCCGATCTCCACCTCGGGCGCCGCGGCCAGGTCGAAGCGGTCCTTGAGGGTGTCCGCCGCTCTGCGCTCGGCGTACAGCAGGGCCCAGCGGTCGCCGAGGGTGAGGAAGGCGGCGAGGACGACGAGGGCGACCACCGCCTTCAGCGCGAGGGGAAGCCCCGCGAAACGACCTCGCCGGCGGCGCCGGCCGTTGCGGCGGTGGTTGGGCGGGGCCCAGGGATCGTCCTGGGCCGCCGCCTCGTCCTGCTCGGTCTGCTCGTCCCGTACGTCCTCGTGGAGGAA of the Streptomyces sp. T12 genome contains:
- a CDS encoding DUF2993 domain-containing protein encodes the protein MRTPHRITTHPYTNPYEELAGLDDGPLDEFLHEDVRDEQTEQDEAAAQDDPWAPPNHRRNGRRRRRGRFAGLPLALKAVVALVVLAAFLTLGDRWALLYAERRAADTLKDRFDLAAAPEVEIGGFPFLTQLADERLDSVKVTVPDVAADRISLAQVTATARDVRLDTDGPTAVRGAEVPRLEGDVLLSFADLNRELGASQVTFTGEGRDRVRARGTLPVAGHDLRLRAEARILRDGDRGIATHIGGMRLDIGDLATYRPGARAADGLHLSRESAARLAHETRKAKELLSIPAVVRRLGVPDSVVREALRNESKLTDLTGTPRFLRQAMRLNLIDLALDHPALLKRLGFDPALLDALPRLTRPVLADQLSLGFRLPEPPSGALRLRDVRVEKDGIRVRLEGAGLAVGGKKVRK